TgagcccgcacatccatctcaacatcttcATCTCTACTACCTTCATCTTTTGAATATAACCAAGCCTGACTAGCCAACACTTAGCCCCATACAACATCGTTGGTCTGACCACGACTCTGTAGAATTTACCTTTAAGTTTCGGTGGCACCTTCTTATCACACAAAACACCGGAAGTGAGTCTCCATTTCTTCCATCCCGCCCCAATACGATGTGacacatcttcatcaatctcctcATCCTCCTGAATAATAGACCTAAGGTACTTAAAATTACCTCTCCTAGGGATGACCTGCAAGTCCAGCCTCACCTCCCTTTCCCTTCCTCGAGTATCGCTGCTGAACTTACCCTCCAAGTATTttgtcttggtcctgctcaatTTGAAACCTTTAGATTCTAGGGTCTACCTCCTTACCTCTAATTGCGCATTCACAACATCTCGTGTCTCGTCAGTTAACACAATATCATCTACAAATAGCATACATCACGGTCCTCCCCTTGGATGTGGCGCATCAGTATGTCCATCGTCAGAGCAAACAAAAAAGGGCTGAGTGCCGACCTCTGATGCAACCCTATCATAACCGGAAAATGGTCTGATTCCCCACCCACCATCCTCACTCGGGTCTTTACTCTATCATATATGTCCTTAATCAACCTAACGTAGGCAATAGGTACACCTCTAGCATCCAAATATCTCCACAAAATCTTTCTCGAAACTTTATCGCACGCCTTTTCTAAGTCGATGAATGTCATATACAAGTCCTTCTTTCTCACCCTGTATTGCTCCATTAATATCCCATCAAGGTGgatggattttgttgttgaacGCCCCTGCATAAACCCAAACTGGTTCTCTGAAATAGACACACTCCTCCTCACCCTTAGCTCTatcactctctcccaaactttcatagtatggctaagcagcttgataccccgatagttattgcaattttggatatcacccttgttcttgtataTAGGAACCATCAGGCTCCATTCCCACTCATCATGCATCCTATTCGTTATAAAAAAGACATTAAATAACATAGTGAGCCACTCCAAGCCTGCCTTGCCCGCACTCTTCCAAAACTCAATCGAGATTTCATCCGGCTCAGATGTTTTGCCCctgctcatcttacgcatagctcTCTCAACTTCATCAAGTCTAATCCGCCTACAATACCCAAAGTCACAACGTCTCCTAGAGAGTTCCAAATAACCCAATACAAAGCTCCTATCCCTCTCCTCATTCAAGAGACTATGAAAGTCGGTCTGCCATCTCCGACGGATAAGCCCCTCATCTAACAAAACTCTACCTTCTTCGTCCTTGATGTACTTCACTTGGTCCAAGTCACGCGCCTTTCTTTCTCGTGCCTTGGCTAACTTGAACAACCTCTTATCCGCACCTCGGCCCTCGAGTTCCTTATACAAACAACTAATAGTTGCAGTCTTGGCTGCCGTAACTGCCAGCTTTGCCTCTTTCTTAGCCAATTTATAATTCTCCCTATTTGCCTTCTTCTCCTCCTCATTTACACTTTCCACTAGATTCAGATACTTGACTTTCATGGTTTTCACTTTTCCTTGCAGCGCACCATTCCACTACCAGTCTTCCTTATGACCACCGGAGTAACCTTTTGAGACCCCTAATACCTCTCTCGCAGCTTCCCTAATGCAGTGCGCAGTCGTGGTCCACACAGCGCTTGTGTCCCCACTACTCCTCCAAGCCCCCATAGTCACTAGCTTGACCCCCACCTGTTGCGCTTTAACTTCCATCAAGACTTCCCACTTGATCCTATGTTTGCTATACATCGCCATATTCCTCCTTTTCCTCGTGATCCCAAGGTCCATGACTAGGATCCTATGAAGGGTCAAGAGGTTATCACTCGGGATGACCTTGCAATCCGTGCAAAGACATCTATCAGACTTCCTGCATAGTAAATAATCAATCTGAGTCTCAACCACCAAACTCTGGAAGGCGACCAAGTACTCCTTCTTCTTCGGAAAACTCGAGTTTGCTATCACCAAATCAAACGCTCTAGCAAAGTCCAGCAAAGACGTTCCTCCTCAATTTCTATCTCCAAAACCAAAGCACTCATGCACATCATCATGCCCCGCAGACGTCGCTACAAtgtgaccattgaaatctcctcctatgaaaaGCTTCTCGGTATGTGGGATACCACGCCCCATCTCATCCAAATCCCCCCAGAAATGCCCCTTGACTTCCTCATCCAAGCCTTCTTGGAATCCAAGCaaatgctctaacaactag
This genomic stretch from Nicotiana sylvestris chromosome 9, ASM39365v2, whole genome shotgun sequence harbors:
- the LOC138877528 gene encoding uncharacterized protein, which gives rise to MGRGIPHTEKLFIGGDFNGHIVATSAGHDDVHECFANSSFPKKKEYLVAFQSLVVETQIDYLLCRKSDRCLCTDCKVIPSDNLLTLHRILVMDLGITRKRRNMAMYSKHRIKWEVLMEVKAQQVGVKLVTMGAWRSSGDTSAVWTTTAHCIREAAREVLGVSKGYSGGHKEDW